TTTGGCTTTTGGTTGATTTAAACAGAACTTAAACCAGCATCTTATTCTGCGAGCCTGGTTGGCCCGAGGGCACGTCAATCAAACTGGATCTGGTCAAGTGAGTAAAGTTTCAGCAAAAGGAGGAAGTTCGATAGTTGCAGTAAAGGGTAGTACGGTTTACATCATGCAATGCAAGGGTTTTAATCACTGTTGCGATTGAATATATTGTGTCACAAACAGCAATCTCTGTATAAGAAACGCTGCGCTTTTTAACCCGTGCTGATCAAGTTAAATTAGCTCACTCCGAGAGTCGCGATGGAGGATCAAGACGCACCCGCTTTGGCGTTTGAAAAGGACGCTTTTGAACTGACAGTGGAAGATGTCTATGACATTTCCTATGTGATCGGAAGGGATCTGCTCAAAATTAGCAGTGGGGGCAAATATGTTTCTGACCTGCAGTTTAAAATTGTCCGGGTGCTGGAGGTGTTTGAAGCTTTAGTGAACCAGTCCAATCTGTCGCTGGAGGAGCTCAAAATGGAGAGAGACAATCTGAAAAGTGAGGTGGAAAGGCTGCTCGGAGACCGATCGAGTGACCCGCAGGGCACGGTGAGAGTTCAGTTCCACTGTAAtccatgcatgcatacatacatacatacatacataaatacatacatacgaTTGGGGTCCGTTTATCTGATAATCGTTTATCTGATTATTGACATGTTAGTAGAATATGTGACATTTGTTCTTAAGATACTTTGATACATGTTATGTATACATGTACCATCTGCACCAAGGAAAACAAAACGCTAAAACGTTTTGCCATTTAAGAAGACGCAAGCTGTTAGAGGTGACAATCCACCAGCTGTATGGCGTCATTACGTGTGTTAAACAGTGACGTCATTTTCACCCAGGATTTGTCAACTGCTTTACCTGTAAACGTTATTTAAGCAACCAACAATCCCGATTTCTATTCCACAGCAAGCTTTTGGAACAAACAAGCTGGTGATTGACCTGAAAGACCCAAATCGCCCCCGCTTCACCCTGCAGGAACTGAAAGACGTGCTGCAGGAGCGCAACCAGCTCAAAGCGCAGCTGCTGGTCGCGCAGGAGGAGCTGCAGCTGTACAAGAGGTAAGGGGGGCGTGCAGCTGTTATATCTCTGTAAGGGAATTCTGTAAGAACGCA
The Polyodon spathula isolate WHYD16114869_AA chromosome 22, ASM1765450v1, whole genome shotgun sequence genome window above contains:
- the LOC121296853 gene encoding RILP-like protein 2, coding for MEDQDAPALAFEKDAFELTVEDVYDISYVIGRDLLKISSGGKYVSDLQFKIVRVLEVFEALVNQSNLSLEELKMERDNLKSEVERLLGDRSSDPQGTQAFGTNKLVIDLKDPNRPRFTLQELKDVLQERNQLKAQLLVAQEELQLYKSGILPQSEQQAVEEERAASTASNTKEEKTAIRKLFSFSRK